A stretch of Shewanella dokdonensis DNA encodes these proteins:
- the nqrF gene encoding NADH:ubiquinone reductase (Na(+)-transporting) subunit F encodes MEMLIGIGMFTLVVCLLVALILFAKSRLVQSGDVQLTINDDASKSVTVAAGGKLLAALASKEIFVPSACGGGGTCGQCRVIIKSGGGDILPTEMEHISKKDAKLGCRLACQVAVKNDMELELEEEIFGVRKWQCQVLSNRNTATYIKELLLKLPEGEEVNFKAGGYIQIEAPVHEIHYRDFDIDEKYRDEWLKHGLFELVSKVDAPVMRAYSMANYPAEKGRIMLNVRIATPPKPEIPPGQMSSYIFNLKPGDSVTISGPFGEFFVKDTQAEMVFIGGGAGMAPMRSHIFDQLKSRQTQRKMTFWYGARSLREVFYQEDFDELASTHPNFEWHIALSEPLPEDNWQGYTGFIHNVVYEHFLKQHKAPEDCEYYMCGPPIMNSSVISMLEGLGVERDNILLDDFGG; translated from the coding sequence ATGGAAATGTTAATTGGCATCGGCATGTTTACCTTGGTGGTGTGTTTGCTGGTGGCGTTGATCCTATTTGCCAAAAGCCGTTTGGTACAAAGCGGCGATGTGCAGTTGACCATTAATGATGATGCCAGCAAAAGCGTTACCGTGGCGGCGGGCGGTAAGCTGTTAGCGGCGCTGGCATCCAAGGAGATTTTTGTGCCGTCAGCCTGTGGTGGCGGTGGTACTTGCGGCCAGTGCCGGGTGATTATCAAGTCTGGTGGCGGCGATATTTTGCCAACAGAGATGGAGCATATCAGCAAAAAAGACGCCAAACTGGGCTGTCGCCTTGCTTGTCAGGTGGCCGTGAAAAACGATATGGAACTGGAGCTGGAAGAAGAGATCTTCGGTGTCCGTAAATGGCAATGCCAGGTGCTGTCTAACCGTAATACAGCCACCTATATCAAAGAGTTGTTGCTGAAATTACCGGAAGGTGAAGAGGTGAACTTCAAAGCCGGTGGTTATATTCAGATTGAAGCGCCTGTCCACGAAATACATTACCGCGATTTTGATATTGATGAAAAATACCGTGATGAGTGGCTGAAGCATGGATTGTTTGAACTGGTATCTAAGGTCGATGCTCCGGTGATGCGCGCCTACTCGATGGCGAATTACCCAGCAGAAAAAGGTCGCATCATGCTCAATGTTCGCATTGCGACACCGCCTAAGCCTGAAATTCCTCCAGGGCAGATGTCGTCTTACATCTTTAATCTGAAGCCGGGGGATAGCGTGACTATCTCGGGGCCATTCGGTGAATTTTTCGTCAAAGACACTCAGGCGGAAATGGTCTTTATTGGCGGTGGTGCAGGCATGGCTCCCATGCGTTCGCATATCTTTGACCAACTGAAATCGCGGCAAACTCAACGCAAGATGACCTTCTGGTACGGCGCGCGCTCGCTGCGCGAAGTGTTTTATCAGGAAGATTTTGATGAACTGGCGAGTACCCATCCTAACTTTGAATGGCATATCGCCTTGTCGGAACCCTTGCCGGAAGATAACTGGCAGGGCTATACCGGCTTTATCCATAACGTGGTGTATGAACATTTCCTCAAACAGCACAAAGCGCCAGAAGATTGCGAATATTACATGTGTGGCCCGCCCATTATGAATAGCTCGGTGATCTCCATGCTGGAAGGTCTAGGGGTGGAGCGTGACAACATCTTACTGGACGATTTTGGCGGCTAA
- a CDS encoding nitrate reductase cytochrome c-type subunit has protein sequence MVVIAGCSGQQAASAAKPVNVASLGGKAPVTSNAAADSEAQFPAKGSAIQRNFAEQPPLIPHNANYPITLKHNSCLGCHSWDRAAKMKATPVAKSHVLDAKGTLKGENYFCTQCHVPQADNKQPLVGNSFSQQ, from the coding sequence TTGGTGGTTATCGCCGGTTGTAGCGGCCAACAAGCTGCCAGCGCAGCCAAACCTGTTAATGTTGCCTCACTTGGCGGCAAAGCCCCAGTAACCAGCAACGCTGCCGCTGACAGCGAAGCACAATTTCCAGCAAAAGGTAGTGCCATCCAGCGGAATTTTGCTGAGCAGCCGCCACTGATCCCCCACAACGCTAATTACCCCATCACCCTAAAACACAATAGTTGTCTTGGTTGCCATAGTTGGGATAGAGCCGCTAAAATGAAGGCCACTCCGGTGGCAAAATCTCATGTGCTTGATGCTAAAGGCACATTGAAAGGCGAGAATTACTTCTGTACCCAATGTCACGTACCACAGGCAGACAACAAACAACCGTTGGTTGGCAACAGTTTCAGCCAGCAGTAA
- a CDS encoding NADH:ubiquinone reductase (Na(+)-transporting) subunit D, with translation MSATLTPRELLWQPVFANNPVAMQVLGVCSALAVSNSMQTALVMTLAVTFVVVCSNLFISLIRHLIPNSVRIIAQMTIIASLVIVVDMVLQDLAPELSKQLSVFVGLIITNCIVMGRAEAFAMKEPPHLAVLDALGNSAGYGFILLSVAFVRELLSAGTLFGKQLLQTVADGGWYLPNEMFKLPPSAFFLIGVIIWLINIARNRQR, from the coding sequence ATGAGTGCAACATTAACCCCGCGGGAACTGCTGTGGCAGCCGGTGTTTGCCAATAATCCGGTGGCGATGCAGGTATTAGGCGTTTGTTCGGCGCTGGCGGTAAGCAACTCGATGCAGACGGCCTTGGTGATGACCTTGGCGGTGACCTTCGTGGTGGTCTGCTCCAACCTGTTTATTTCACTTATCCGCCACCTTATTCCCAACAGCGTGCGCATTATTGCGCAGATGACCATCATCGCCTCGCTGGTGATTGTAGTGGATATGGTGCTGCAAGATTTAGCCCCTGAGCTGTCAAAACAGCTGTCGGTGTTTGTCGGGCTGATCATTACCAACTGTATTGTGATGGGGCGCGCCGAAGCCTTCGCCATGAAGGAACCGCCGCACCTAGCGGTGCTGGATGCACTCGGCAACTCGGCCGGTTACGGTTTTATTTTGTTGTCGGTGGCCTTTGTCCGCGAACTCTTGAGTGCGGGCACATTGTTTGGCAAACAACTGCTGCAAACCGTGGCTGATGGTGGCTGGTACTTGCCAAACGAGATGTTTAAGTTGCCTCCGAGTGCATTTTTTCTGATCGGCGTGATCATCTGGTTGATCAACATCGCCCGCAATCGGCAGCGTTAA
- a CDS encoding class I SAM-dependent methyltransferase: MSAQICPLCGASEQQQPIAARVGRRYQCCAHCRLISLLATDRLTLVDERAYYATHENSIHDAGYVAFLMRLLQPVLPWLSPAMHGLDFGCGPGPTMSQLLARQGIACDDYDPAFFPIALQTQYDFILASECFEHFHQPAIELQRLCNLLPAGGILGIMTDRWQTPEQFYDWHYTRDPTHCSFFHLDTFQWICEHFGLTLLFHDERRVVILQKHSD; this comes from the coding sequence TTGTCAGCGCAGATTTGCCCTCTTTGTGGTGCGAGTGAGCAGCAACAGCCGATTGCCGCGCGGGTTGGCCGGCGCTATCAGTGCTGTGCCCACTGCAGGTTGATCTCGCTACTCGCTACCGATAGATTGACGCTGGTGGACGAGCGCGCTTATTACGCCACCCATGAAAATAGCATCCATGATGCGGGTTATGTGGCGTTTCTTATGCGCCTGTTGCAGCCCGTTTTGCCATGGCTGTCACCTGCCATGCACGGACTCGACTTTGGCTGTGGCCCTGGGCCCACTATGTCGCAGTTACTGGCACGTCAAGGCATTGCCTGTGATGACTATGATCCGGCGTTTTTTCCTATCGCTTTACAAACTCAGTATGATTTTATTCTGGCGAGTGAATGCTTTGAACATTTTCACCAGCCCGCCATCGAATTACAGCGCTTATGTAATCTTCTGCCTGCTGGTGGAATTCTTGGAATAATGACAGACCGTTGGCAGACGCCTGAACAGTTTTATGACTGGCACTACACCCGCGACCCTACCCATTGCAGTTTTTTCCATCTCGACACGTTTCAATGGATCTGTGAACACTTTGGCCTGACCTTGCTATTTCATGATGAACGGCGGGTGGTGATATTGCAGAAACATAGCGACTGA
- a CDS encoding chaperone NapD has protein sequence MQQATPQEYHITSLVIHAEPGHVRQVSTDISLLSGTEIHACTHEGKLVITIEGDDQKTVLDRVETINRLPGVLSSSLVYHQVETFSH, from the coding sequence ATGCAGCAAGCAACACCGCAGGAATACCACATCACCAGCCTGGTGATCCACGCCGAACCCGGTCATGTCCGCCAGGTTAGCACTGATATATCGCTATTATCTGGCACCGAAATCCATGCCTGTACTCATGAAGGCAAGCTGGTGATCACCATTGAAGGGGATGACCAAAAAACCGTGCTGGATCGCGTGGAAACCATTAACCGACTGCCGGGCGTGTTGTCCAGCAGCCTTGTCTATCACCAGGTTGAAACCTTCAGCCATTAA
- a CDS encoding Na(+)-translocating NADH-quinone reductase subunit C, with protein sequence MAFNKDSVAGTFLFTIVLCLLCSFMITGTAGVLKERKLAKQRNELMQNVLLAADIPSDNSNFKTLFSTRVTPMLVTLADGQTIPQDDLLDYDERMAAINPEHSSKIAKDTARIKTRANQIRIFRVHDAQGKLQSWVLPIYGKGLWSIIYGFIGLTPDLNTIEAVVFYEHGETPGIGDFISHQDWRQKWHGKQLFDADGKVALKIVKGGAKPGDLNGIDGVSGATRTGAGVQNMISFWFGDEGFAPLLNQLKTMEAAK encoded by the coding sequence ATGGCCTTTAATAAAGACAGTGTTGCCGGTACCTTCCTGTTTACCATCGTACTGTGTCTGCTGTGCTCTTTTATGATCACTGGCACCGCGGGCGTGCTGAAAGAACGCAAGCTGGCAAAGCAGCGCAATGAGCTGATGCAGAATGTACTGCTGGCCGCCGATATTCCGAGTGATAACAGCAACTTTAAAACCCTGTTCAGCACCCGGGTGACACCCATGCTGGTAACGCTGGCGGATGGACAGACGATTCCCCAAGATGATCTGCTGGACTATGACGAGCGCATGGCCGCTATCAATCCGGAGCATTCCAGCAAGATTGCCAAAGATACCGCCCGTATCAAGACCCGCGCCAATCAGATCCGCATCTTTCGGGTACATGATGCACAGGGCAAGTTACAGAGCTGGGTACTGCCGATTTATGGCAAAGGTTTGTGGTCAATTATCTACGGTTTTATTGGCTTAACGCCGGATCTCAATACCATCGAAGCTGTAGTGTTTTATGAACACGGTGAAACGCCGGGGATTGGTGATTTCATTAGCCACCAAGACTGGCGTCAGAAATGGCACGGTAAGCAGCTGTTTGATGCTGATGGCAAGGTCGCGCTGAAAATTGTTAAGGGTGGTGCGAAGCCAGGCGATCTCAATGGCATAGATGGTGTTAGCGGTGCCACCCGAACGGGTGCCGGGGTACAGAATATGATCAGTTTCTGGTTTGGTGATGAAGGGTTTGCGCCACTGCTTAACCAGTTAAAAACGATGGAGGCCGCCAAATGA
- the nqrE gene encoding NADH:ubiquinone reductase (Na(+)-transporting) subunit E, whose translation MEHYLNLFIQATFIDNMALSFFLGMCTFLAVSKKVSTAFGLGIAVIVVMVLAVPLNQLIYSYVLKPGALAWAGLPNLDLSYLQLITFIGVIAALVQILEMVLDRYVPVLYQTLGIFLPLLTVNCAIFAGVIFMANRDYDFGESIVFGVGAGSGWALAIVLLAGIRERLKFNAIPKNLQGIGITFITTGLMALGFMAFAGITL comes from the coding sequence ATGGAACACTATCTCAATCTGTTTATTCAGGCGACCTTCATCGACAACATGGCGCTGTCGTTTTTCCTCGGCATGTGTACCTTTCTGGCGGTATCGAAAAAGGTGTCGACCGCTTTTGGCCTTGGCATCGCAGTGATTGTGGTGATGGTGTTAGCGGTGCCGCTGAACCAACTGATCTACAGCTATGTACTAAAACCGGGCGCGTTAGCCTGGGCCGGATTACCCAATCTGGACTTGAGCTATCTGCAACTGATCACCTTTATCGGCGTGATAGCGGCGTTGGTGCAGATCCTCGAAATGGTGCTGGATCGCTATGTGCCGGTACTGTATCAGACCTTGGGGATTTTTCTGCCACTGCTGACGGTGAACTGCGCTATTTTTGCCGGGGTGATTTTTATGGCTAACCGCGATTACGACTTTGGCGAATCCATTGTGTTTGGTGTTGGGGCCGGTAGTGGTTGGGCGCTGGCGATTGTACTGCTGGCAGGCATCCGCGAACGATTGAAATTCAATGCTATCCCTAAGAATCTGCAAGGCATTGGCATCACATTTATCACTACTGGCTTGATGGCATTAGGCTTTATGGCCTTTGCTGGCATCACGCTGTAA